AAATGATGTCTCGTGGTGGTTTTGATTGTGCCTTTGcctaatgactgatgatgttgggcatcttcatgtgctttttggccatttgtgtatctttgaagacctgtctattcaggtcttttgcctattttttaattttttattatttttttgcctttttttaatcAACTGTTTGGTTTTTGTTAATGAGCTgtagctctttatatattctggatatgaatcTCTCATCAATATAGGATTTGTGAATGTTTTACCATCTGCAGATTGCCTGTTCACTCCCTTCACGGTGTTCTTCAGTGTGcaaaaggttttcatttttatgaagtccgatttacctattttttttttcttgcttgcatTTTTGGTGTCATagcaaaaaaatcattgctaaatcCAAAGCCATGAAGATTTCCCCCAAGAGTTTCATAGCTTAGGTCTTTGGttcttttcaagttaatttttgcatatggtgtgaggtaggcaTCTGGCAACATTCTTCGGCACGTGGATGCCcggttttctcagcaccatttattgaaaagacagtgctttccccattgaatggtcttggcaaccttgtcaaaaatcaactggCCGGGGAcccccaggtggttcagtggttgagcgtctgccttcaactcagggtgtgatcccagggtcccgggatcgagtcctgcatcgggctccccgcatggagcctgcttctccctctgcctgtatctctgcctctctctgtgtgtctctcaggaataaataaaatctaaaaaaaaaaaaaaaattaccacctGGAAAATTAAGCTGAGAGATTTCCCTAAATATTTACTCATTAATTCtatttaactataaaaataaactcactaCCTGTTTCAGCGAGAAGAGTGACATaggttggtttggtttggtttctccCCCGGGTGAACTGCCACTGTGGGGCTGGAACTCCCCACGCGAGACCAAGAGTGGCGCACACTACCTACCAAGGGACCCGCCTGCCGCCCTGTCATTGTTCCCAGGACCATCCTGCCTCTGCTGTCCCTGACTTCCtggggtcccccacccccagagcagcAAAGGCTGTTCATTAGCCCTGGGCTCCCGCGAGCTGGACGCTCCAGGCTGTCCAACTGTCCGCCTCCAGCGGCCCCAGAATGAGCGAGCCCCTGCAGGGTGCTGCCTGCGGCCCACAGCTCAGAGGGAGCTGACGGCTCAGAAGCGCCTGGCTGGAAGGGCGCCCGCAGGCTGAGCCGGCCTATGGGCCTCGACCAAAGTGGATGAGgtcaggggcgggggggggggggggggggggggttctgcaGAGAGGCAGCCCACTCCCGTCCGCAGGCTCCTCAGCTGCCCCAAAGCCCTTGAGCCCAGTGAGGCCTGACTGTGCCCTGGCGGGGACAGACTATGGGGCCGTTGGCTTCGGGGCCGTGTGAGGTGGCCTGGAGACTGGAGAGGGCCTGGGGACCCCGGGACAGGAGCCAACATGGCCCCTCTTGCTGTGCCCGTGGGGAGGCTCCCCAGGCTGGGCCCAGGATGCTGACTTGGGGCCCAGAGATGCAGCGCACTGAGCCCCCTTTCTCATGCCAGCCCCCTCAGAGCGGGCAGAGGGGCCTCGGCTCACCCTCCACGGCCCTTCCCCCGGATCCGTACTTCTGGCCTCCACAGTGGCCCCCAGCACCCCGTGAAGCAGCTCTAGGGAGGGACCACCCCTCAGCCCCGTGTACCTGCCCAGCCTCAGCCCACCGGCTGGGAGGGAGTGTGGAGGGGCTGCCCATGGAGGAAGCAAGTTTCCAGAAGGAAGGACAAGTGACCTGGAAGAcggagcagggcaggggggcggcgggggcatGGGCAGGTGAGCACTGAACACTGAGTCTGTGAATATGAAAGGGCCGGGGACCCCTTGGACGGTGCCTGGACCCCCTAGGGGCCTCTGTGTAAGATGCTCCTTGTTTAAGTGCTCTCTACACCCAGTGGGAGGGGGGCTCACACTCACGGCCCCAAGACTACGAGCCACAGGAGCCACACGCTCTATGAGAGCCAGCCCAGCGCCCCCAAACTTTTAAGGTTCTAGCAGCAAATGCAAAGATCTGCTTGCCTTGAGACCGCCCCTGTGGACGCTCCCTCGCTTCTTGAACCTGCCGCCCACCAACCCAGAGCCGCCAGACTCCTCCGGGTGTCCCCACCCTCTGAGCGGGGAAGGGAAGCTCCCAGGGCGCTTGAGAACAGCACCCCCAAAACACATCCTCATCAAATCCCTGGAACTTGTGAATGTAATGCCTTAAAAAAGGCATCCTGCAGATGTGACcaaggtcaggatcctgggatgagggGATCCCCCTGGGTCACGCAGACGGGTCCTGAGGGAGCGGGCCACACGCGGGGCACCAGCGCGGGCGGATTGTCCCTGGAGCCTGTGCGGGATGGCAGCCCTGCCGAGCACTTGCCACCATCTCAGCCTCTGGCTGCCGCGACTCAGGAGAATCAGGTTTTGTTTCAAGCTGCCAAATTTGCGGTAATTTGTCACAGAAACGCATGGACCTAACACAGCCTGTCCTGTCGCAGCAGCGGGCAGAGCAGACCCTCCTGAAGCTCTACCCCAACCCTGGCGGCGGGGGTGACTCCTGGGCCACAGCCCCAATAGGCCAAAATCCGCACACTTTCCCACCGAATCGGAGCACTGCCCGCCTCCAGGGCGCTGAGCCGAGGCCCGCAGACACGGACCACGGGGCACTGCTCTCCGTTGGGGAGCCCGTCGGGGAGCCGGGGGGCCGCGCCCTGACCAGGCGACCGCCTCTCGGGCTCTAATCCAAGTGCGGTGGCTTCCAGAACACAGGCACCTGCGGCCTCCAGGCCCTCCTGCGCCCACCCGCCGGGGCCCAATCTCAGGGCGCCTCTTGGGGATACCAGTGAACGGGGCCACCCAGAACCTCGGACTCCGTGGGGACGCCGCCAGCAAAACACCAACAGAGGGAAAGTCCCTGAGACAAGGATCCACTTTCTTCCGAGAAATGAGCTgctaggagggagggagggagggagggagggagggagccagcaccagccctggggcgggggcgAAACCTGAAACCGCTCGCAGAGGAGGCTTGGCCGcccccgggccgggcggggggtgggggggtgggggggggtgggggcgggggaatCCTTTCGCCTGCCTTCACTGCCCTTGACCGCTCCTCCCACCACGAGGTTCTCCATAACCTGTTTTTCTAGCTACCGAATGTTTTGCTTCACCTTGTTTTCTTAAGGACACTGGGCCCAGAGCGCTTGCCAACGTCGCCAAGGTGAGGATGGGCAGGCAAACCCAGGAAGTGACCCCGGAGCTGGAAGGGCGAGCAGCagggccggggggcggcgggggcggcgggatCCCCGCGGCGTGGAACCCACACTCTCGAGATGCTGCAATGTCTTTATTGGCAGTGAGCAGAGCGGTCAGGCGGGGGGCGCTGGCCGTGGGTGTGCAGGTGGAGCGGGGCACTGGGCAGGCCTGGGCGGGgtgagggcgggggtgggagcgGCGCAGGCTGGTCACCAGCTCAGGACCCCGGGGCAGTACTTGTCGATGAGGCCCTGGTAATAGGGCCGCAGCGTGGCCACGTCTGGCAGCTCGGGACACTTGGTGTACAGGTCAAATTTGCTGCGGCAGGAGGGGGATGGTGTGGTGAGGAGGCCCCCCGGgctcccaggccctcctcccgcccccaccccccagggctgGCCCTACCTAAACTCCTGCACCCAGGGGAGCATGGCCAGGTCGAGCTCACTGCACAGCTGCCGGTAGTCGCCGCCCGTGTGCCAAGGGTAGAAGGAGTGGAAGCGGATCATGTAGAAGGCCTGAGGGCAGGAGCACCGCACTCGGGGCATGCTCTCAGGCGGGGGCAGGCCGGCTGACCACCCCCCTACACTCCCACCTACCTCCGGGGGAAGAGCGAATTTGTTGAACTTCATCACCTGGTACATGTACTCTGTGGGAGACAGGGGGTCACCATCGGGCGCCCAGAGCCAGGCCCCAGGGTCCCATCTggccccccccaccaccaccggCCCACCAGCAGCCTCACCGTCGTGGCCCCAGGACATGAGGACATTCTCCAGCCCGCAGTGAGGCTGGTACATGCCGAGCTCGGTgctgcagggagagagaagggggtgagGGGCTCGGGAGCCCGTGGGACAGGGGGACCagcggctgggggtggggggcacctgtatcgaggatcctggaggtctgggTTGTCCTGGAAGGTAGATTCACGGAAAACCACAGAGGCCTGCGGCTGGCAGCCAACGGGGAAGGTGTCTCCAACGACGGCCCACTGGGGACATGCAGCCGTGGAGGGGGTGACTggcctgccccccctccccggcccggcAGGTTCCAGAGCCCGAAgcccgggctgccccagcatCACCCGGCCACCCCCCTGCCCTTACCTGCGGCTCCCCTGCCAGAACCAGGACCTTCCCCAGGTCATGCAGCAGCCCCACGAGGTGGAACCAGTctgggagggacagggacagagccGGCTAGAGCGGGTGGGAGACGAGGGCCGGGGAGGGGTGGCCTGGGGCTCAAGGGTGAGGCCAGGAAAGGGCACAGACccctcttcccacccaccccacctcgggggcgggggaggagggagacacaCCCTTGTCAGGGTGGGCTTTCCGGATCCCCTCTGCCGTCTGGAAGGCATGGTAGGAATTGGGGAAGTCCACATCCGGGTCCGACTCGTCCACCAGCTCATCCAGCATGTCCACAGCCTCCAGGACAGTCATCTTCTTGTAGGAGAAGCCCCCAAACTGGATGTGCTAGGGCCGGAAGGGGGGGCAGCATGGCCATGGGCTCGGCTGGGTCAGACCCAGGCCCCGTCCAGCCATCCCACTGGGGGCCGCGGGGATGGGCAGCCCAGGAAGCTGCCAAGTACCTTCTTCCTGACGAAGTCCACCGTCTGATAGGTGTGCATGAGCTTGTAGGTGGCGAAGACCCGGTCCAGGAGCGGGCCAGCCTGCAAGCCAGAGGGGCCGCCAGGAGGCTCGCGGGGCCCCGACCGGCATAGCCGGGGCTGCTGCTCCAGCCTCCCTGGCTGGGGCCCCCCGGTGTGCAAAGGGGCAGGTGCTGCCCCCCCCCAgggaagatggggtggggggcgggcccGGCCCGGGGAGCGTCCTTACCTCGTAGTTTCGGAAGCTGCCCTTGTCTTTGGCTTTCTCTGGGTCCATGTCTGGCCTGTAGACCAGGGAAGGGTCTGGGCCCTGGTTGGGTGGAGGATTAAACCCATTTCGCGGGGATGCCGGCCCCACGGGGAAGTGAGGACGTCCCCCTGGGGACACCGGAGCCTGACAGGGGTCAGCAGCGAGGAGGCTGGGGCACGGCGGGGCACGGACCCTCCAGAGCGCACGCACCACCAGAGACAAGCTGGCTCAGGGGGTCAGCCAGATGCCCAATCGGGGTGACGCCGGGGTGTGCAGGATGCTGAGTGGGAGTGCCTGGCACCAGCCCCCGGCATCTTGTCCTCAGGACCCAGGTCTGCAGGGGGCCCAGGGGTGGGGCTTCTGACCCTTGCCCCTGCTAAGCCTAAAccagcagaggaagacagagggagggagccctTTGACCGGGGCCAGCGGACTGGCGGGAACCAGCggggacagggtgggggcagcCGCTCCTTCCCACGAGGGACACCGGCTGCGTCTCCTCTGGGCCTGGCGTACTCACCACAGCCACCTTCATCTCGAGGGAGCAgctggcagtggggagaggctCGCAGGCCGTGCCCCTATATATGCCCACAGGTTACATAAGGGACCAGCCGCCACCTTGCCCTTTGGCCTTGGCCCTTGGTAATGAGTGACCATCCACCGTCCTCCTGGCCTCGGGAGTTAATGTGTCAGCACAGGAGCAGCTCCCAgcgccccggccccgaccccccTCCCTGACTTCAGCCCCCTGAGACACCTACCTGATTGGGACTTGGAGGCTGCAGCGTGTGTCCCCCAGCCTCTagctctccccctctccttcctgcccctccctgctcgcccctcccctctcctccccacccacagcaggcccctcccaacAGGTGTGcagaccccaggccccacccaTCAGCCTCAGGCTTCCCGGATTCCACGTAGGGCAGGGGCTTTTAGGAAAAGTTATTCTGAGCCTCGCTAAATGAAGGTGAAAGACTTTATTCACGACTATTGCaacaggggagagagaatccagcCGGGCCGCTGCCAGGAAGCAGAGTGGGGTCCGTGGACGGGAAGTCATTAGGGGCAGATACCGAGGAGGGGGGATCCTTGCTAACACTGGGTGAGGCCCTGTGGAGCAGCCTGGCTGCCACTGGGTCAAGAGGGCGCCCTGTGTCTGGATTTGGAGGTGAGGGCTCCGTCGGGGTCAGGGCAGAGCATGGAACAGGCCGGGGCGGGCACACGCAGCTGGGACCTGACATTCTCCGAGGGAAGGAGGCTGACTGGGAGCAGAACCAGTCCTTGTGGTATGTCAGGAAGAcggcgggtggggggggcggtCAGAGTATGGTCAGGGCAGAGAGGCGGCAGGGGGACGCAGGGCAGTGACTGACCCGGCATGTAGGCCGGAGCCCCTACTCAGCTTTACTAGGCGAGAAGGCTGGGGGGCTGCTCCTGGCTGTGCTGACAAGCTGGGGAGCACGGGGACCCCTTCAAAGTGCCACCTGTTGTCCTAATACATGGGGAGTCATTGGGTGTTGTTTGCTTCGCTCCCAAGGAGGTAGTTTCCCTGGGTCTCCTCCCACTGTGGCTGTGGccgtggggagggggctgttCACTGGTGCCTCCTGCAGCCGGGCAAGCGTTGGCTGAGGAAGGGTGGGGGCCCTGAGGAGGGGACTGAGCTGTCACCCCAAAGCAGGTGGTGGCTTAGAGTAGAAGGAGTCAACGACCAGCCGACTGTCTGGGGcgatggggagaggcagacagacggctgctggggccctggggccgcTTGGGGGCTGTCGCCACCAGTCTGGGTGGGCACCAAGTCAGTGCCCCAAGTGGCCGGGAGCTCAGGGGCCAGGTGGACAGCAGGTCCGATGCTGTGACCACGTGTCACGGTGCAGGGATGCTTGGAGCTCAACAGTCTGTCACCTGCAACCTTGTGGAGAGCCTCAGCAAGGACAGGGTGTCCTGGGGGCTGGCCACTCTGACCCTGGAGGAGGGGCACTCTACACGGAGAATGAGCGTGCACGGGGCCCAGGactgggtgctgggtgggggtgggagtgggagtggggcacCTGGCCACATGGTGCTCCTCACTCTCTGGGTTTGACCCTCCTAGACCGCTCCTCTTCCTggctccccctcccacctcctcactGCCCTGCTGACACCCTGCGGTGACCACAGGCCCCTGGCCCCTCTGCCCACGGTCACTCACACCAGTTCCAGCCTCTTAGCTGCTTTTCAGGGGCCTCCCTGCCACCCCATGGATGTGGGGTCCTGGCACTGCCAGCGCCTGGCCATCCTCAGATCTCTGCTCACCAGGCAGCCTTTCCCACGCCAACTGTGACTGTCCTCGCCTGAGCTCAGGAAGCAGCCTCACCTGTCCCCACGGGGTCTAAGGGAGGGCAGGAGCCTTACCTGGCCAGGCGGGTCCCCAGCTAGAAGAGCAGACACTGGGTGGGAGCCCAGATGGGCTTCTCCAGAAGACTCCCGTGCCGGGGACCCCACGGGTGGACGCTGCGCTGGCAGGAGGAGCTCACCTGACCTCCGTGGCCGTGGCTTCTGCTCCTCGACTGGGGTAGTGATAGTGCTGACCTCACGGGTGGTGGAGATGTTGGCGGAGGAGCACTGTTATCACTGTTTGCCATGAACGAGGCACCACCTTTCTGGAGGCTGGGCTGTGCCTtgtgtggctggggtggggggcacagtcCCCAGGGACGCCCCGCATGGGAGGACCCACCTGGGGTGGACACACAGAACTGGCCCGAGAGCTCGTTCTAACTTTTAAAGGACCATCTGCCTCCCTGACTCTCCATAAGCCTGCCGCCTCCGTGGATCCCCAGGCGGGGCAGGGTGGGCTCACAGAGACTGGCAGGCCTGAGGTGCCCCCACCCTCGCTTGGCATCCAGCCACTTGAGGTGGTGGTGGCTGTGATGTCATTGACCTGTTTGGGCTGGGAGATCTTGCTCCCgccccctgtgccccctcccaggctcccctgtgTTGCCTGGAGATCCAGGGAGGGGTCCCCATTTGGACCCTGACCTCAGCCTCCAGAGTTGGCGACTGGAGCAACAGTTCCCGGCATGGCCTGCCCTTCCTCATGCCGGCCCCGGGGATGGGGACCACCGTGGGGTCCCCTTGCCTGCTGCCTTCACAGACTCAAGGGCACGGGGGTGGGAAGGCTGGGGCCCCGGGACAGGCCAAGCAGGGCTCAGTCTGATGGGGTCAGGCCCAGTGGGGAGGGCCGGGTGTGCCTGCTTGGCCCCGGCCTCCCCATGTCTTGGGGAGGCCGGGCCCCCAAAGCCCTTTCGGGAGCCCAGACTGCTTGCGGACCTGCTTGGGCTGCAGTGCTAGCCACAGAACCTGGTGGGTGTGGGGTAGGGCAGGGAGCACCTTGGGGGTTGCCAGCTCTTCAGGGGACTGCTGTTTGCAGGAGGTCCGGGGGGCCGGGTGGGGGCTCCGGGATCAAGGTGCAGCATCCCGGCTGGGACGGGCTGCTCTGCCTCAGCCGTAGCTGTAGGGGCTGCTGGGATCCATGGGGGCTGCGTTCCGTGGGCCGGCTGACCCCACCAGCTGCCACAGGCGGTGGCTGAGGTTCTGGACCTGGcaggtgcccagcacacagcccaCCCGCAGGAGCTGGGCTCGGGACCTGCGGGGGCCCCGGCGTCGGTGGGCGCCGTCCCGGAGAGGCTGACCCGTGGCAGGGGCTCGGCTGGTGCGCCGTGGAGGCTGGAGGGCCTGCTGTAGCTTCCAGGCCACAGGCCGAGGCGCAGGGGATCGAGGCTTCAGGCTGCTGGAAGGGGCACGGGCTGGGGGCTCCCTGCAgtggggggggaggaaggaaaccTGGTGGCCCAACCTTTCAGGGACCCCCTCAAGCCCAGCCACTCTCCCTTCCACAGAGGCATGGGGTCACCGACAGGGGAAGCCCAGTTTCCCCAGAGCCCTGGAGTGCTGCCAGGGGAAGCCCACGGCGCCTTCTGAGCCCTGGGCTTGGGTCCTGGCCCTCAGCCACCTCGGCAGCCCAGGTCCCACGTCCATTCACCTGAACCTCCCCGGGCAAAGGGCGCCACTGGCCCCCGTGGGTCACTATGCTCGCAGCCCACATGCTCCCCCTTCCCCTGGGTGGGAGAGGTGGGCAGTCCTGGgcatccctccacctccctctcctgGCTGACCTCTCCTTGAGGGGATGGCTCTACCAACAGGGGGGTCGGGGATGGGGGAAGTGTCCTTGGGgggagacaaaggaggaggggcCGCTTGCCCCCCCTCAGGATTTGAAGGCCTACATGGGCCCTTGATTTAGGAGGAAAGCCCTAGCAGTAGGTGGAGGGGGCCCCAGTGCTGGGGAATGTTGGGGGGATGCCTCCCCGTGGGCCACAGCGTGGGCAGCTGTGAACCCCGCTCACCTGGGGGGGGCAGGCTGCTGGCTCCCGCCCAGGCTGCGGGACAGGGCGCccgggagcagcaggtagaggagGCTGATGCAACCGAGGGTGCCAGTCAGGAGCCAGGCCATggcgggcggggctgcggggagggagccaggcaggTGTGAGGACCGGGGCCCTCACCTGCAGCCAGCCCTCTCCCAGCACACTGGGAAGCCCTGGTGGTCAGgggcacaggcctggggcaggcaAGCTCATACCTACGTCTGTCCGTCTGCAGGCCAGCAGGTCTCAGGGGAGAAGCGGCGGCGGGCTGGGCCAGGAGCCTCCTTAGTCCGGTGCGGCCTGCGCTAGGTCGGGGTCCCGCTAGGGGACTGACCTCAGCACCTCCAGAGCTAAATAGTCCTTCCAGGAGGAGGCGGAGCCGGATGCCCCAGCTGGGCGGGAGCCCGCCCTCCTGCTCCCTACTCCGGCCCAGCCCGGTAGCGTGGAGGGAGCTGTCACAGGGCAGCCCGCTGGGAGCCCCCCCCAACCCTCGGGCCCTAGCGGCTCCCAGCCGCACGCCCCACCTCTGGCGCCTTCCGGGGGCCGGGGGAATGTTCCAGGCTGAGGGGGCAGGTATTGGGGGTGCG
The Canis lupus dingo isolate Sandy chromosome 10, ASM325472v2, whole genome shotgun sequence genome window above contains:
- the MIOX gene encoding inositol oxygenase isoform X1, whose product is MKVAVGPDPSLVYRPDMDPEKAKDKGSFRNYEAGPLLDRVFATYKLMHTYQTVDFVRKKHIQFGGFSYKKMTVLEAVDMLDELVDESDPDVDFPNSYHAFQTAEGIRKAHPDKDWFHLVGLLHDLGKVLVLAGEPQWAVVGDTFPVGCQPQASVVFRESTFQDNPDLQDPRYSTELGMYQPHCGLENVLMSWGHDEYMYQVMKFNKFALPPEAFYMIRFHSFYPWHTGGDYRQLCSELDLAMLPWVQEFSKFDLYTKCPELPDVATLRPYYQGLIDKYCPGVLSW
- the MIOX gene encoding inositol oxygenase isoform X3, with the protein product MKVAVGPDPSLVYRPDMDPEKAKDKGSFRNYEAGPLLDRVFATYKLMHTYQTVDFVRKKHIQFGGFSYKKMTVLEAVDMLDELVDESDPDVDFPNSYHAFQTAEGIRKAHPDKDWFHLVGLLHDLGKVLVLAGEPQWAVVGDTFPVGCQPQASVVFRESTFQDNPDLQDPRYSTELGMYQPHCGLENVLMSWGHDEYMYQVMKFNKFALPPELCSELDLAMLPWVQEFSKFDLYTKCPELPDVATLRPYYQGLIDKYCPGVLSW
- the MIOX gene encoding inositol oxygenase isoform X2 — protein: MDPEKAKDKGSFRNYEAGPLLDRVFATYKLMHTYQTVDFVRKKHIQFGGFSYKKMTVLEAVDMLDELVDESDPDVDFPNSYHAFQTAEGIRKAHPDKDWFHLVGLLHDLGKVLVLAGEPQWAVVGDTFPVGCQPQASVVFRESTFQDNPDLQDPRYSTELGMYQPHCGLENVLMSWGHDEYMYQVMKFNKFALPPEAFYMIRFHSFYPWHTGGDYRQLCSELDLAMLPWVQEFSKFDLYTKCPELPDVATLRPYYQGLIDKYCPGVLSW
- the ADM2 gene encoding protein ADM2 gives rise to the protein MAWLLTGTLGCISLLYLLLPGALSRSLGGSQQPAPPREPPARAPSSSLKPRSPAPRPVAWKLQQALQPPRRTSRAPATGQPLRDGAHRRRGPRRSRAQLLRVGCVLGTCQVQNLSHRLWQLVGSAGPRNAAPMDPSSPYSYG